In Oncorhynchus nerka isolate Pitt River linkage group LG21, Oner_Uvic_2.0, whole genome shotgun sequence, the following are encoded in one genomic region:
- the LOC115120708 gene encoding meiosis regulator and mRNA stability factor 1-like isoform X4: MDNRKPVLELKDLPPPPHHTAASQPFPLVPLPLPPPCLPPLPQDSLQQLPLQGGSPKVSVCTHCEHCSTDPLGRGGYGVVSGGGSASISSGVGVSSGVPLYLPPSSQEASFSRLGTSQITPTTLNSHPHFPSLGGGGGDARATLLPSGSYKLHIPSVDTTSQPLPFQSHSYLPCSCCTGGLLRPLHSYPSIPLPYNESKFITTSTPHHRAAGYYPCGGDYNPATLGVQRSLAAHSDPHIPTSGHICSSNAMHFNLERTVCRTGAHYCRDCLTKPADKLWPNIPLPPAQSASVPIPVCNGCGTSSNGLLLLGSSLGKSATKYGSPEGPENIPPVGVFWDIENCCVPSGRSAAAVVQRLRSHFFQGHREAEFICVCDISKENKAVIQELNNCQVTVAHINATAKNAADDKLRQSLRRFAETHTAPATVVLVSSDVNFASELSDLRHRHGFQVILVHKSGQTSDALLQHAHRHVAFEEMVADLPPRHAVKSQLGFNLLYVYNLPPGCDGKSVGNRLRRLSDNCGGKVLGVSMATGTAVLRFSSQEAAERARKRMENEDVFGQRITLSFSAPSTEEGNDPTPPPSSSETPPLLPVQPLPSSSFSFLPLEKLHSPRRKRRARRESQRERESSLPLSVPVPERPYSPRRGSGGTPYPVPPQTRKLPQELGGLETKPKIGGFPLEKGQHNSSPHSNGEGPSQQHPIKAGLIGESMFSCRRRDLSSPHSASDSERHVDRSSGEFQISTPSAFSKLTLHKTFSTSVLPQPQGLSQGSWSSRSGSPCMSSRSSPLIGPPPRGSSSPCLPVGPQASEPFSDGADLQVANLDYRMSRKELQQSLHDAFSRHGQVKGVELSPHTDYQLKATVQFVSLQQAISAVSSLHRYKIGSKRIHVSLITGAGNKSLAMLRSEIFQILQDAPASCLPLFKFTEIYEKKFGRKLVVSDLYRLQEVVVVREQGGGRLVCLLPSSQARQSPLGSSQSQEGSSANGSPVVFEQLEYHEPVCSYHYTQQNFSEADFDPDSYKIPFVVVSLKSLASQVHCLLQSHEGTLPLLSFSECYASELGPLVVSEEGEEEGSVPLEHLITCIPGINIVTAQNGFKVIKWIHNKPPASNTDQWTQRCKSPVGNPQLIQFSRELIDLMKGQPCNLMPISKFIPAYHHHYAKQCRVSDYGYSKLLELLEAVPHVLQILGMGTKRLLTLTHRAQVKRFTQDLLKLLKFQASKQVAITDFMQAYHWCFSRDWCVLDYGMCDLMDLLAEIPDTTITITHQDLDTVISVPKRDRTSDEMERTKQFGKEVVDLLRHQPHCRMAFSKFIPTYHHHFGRQCKLAYYGFTKLMELFEAIPDVLVVLECGEEKVLTLTEVERVKALAAQLVKMLRSQRDSSLPAAQLLSEYSKTFGYGLRLQDYDVSSLPALLVNLCHVVKVVDGANGREVQLINRKSLRSLTCQLLSLLMGLGQHEGDCSVSVEGLSLLYHSVHGVQLNPCEYGFLSLSELLKSLPYLVELFYGEGEEEDERGEERVRLTRLYQFARRVRALLHTYHYHQISLTEFPGAYAKFTGRGLQPRSYGYGSVDDLLNAIPQVVWIKGHGHKRIIVLKNDMKAARATGASPAASEEPEDGASQRDSPCSNTESETHSPGVGGVETELLCLTSPVDLLCGPVPSCLPSPQLHPDPVLQQADLIRFEQTPSPAERDKLEEEAVAAPAVCDTSEPIEALTDNNRNVVVLVSMTTKPPQNVTRKTASVENSPSKRTPRNKVKLAANFSFTAAP, from the exons ATGGACAACAGAAAGCCAGTATTGGAGCTGAAAGATCTGCCTCCTCCTCCGCATCATACCGCTGCCTCCCAGCCCTTCCCCCTCGtccccctccctctgccccccccctGTCTGCCTCCTCTTCCGCAAGACTCCCTCCAACAACTACCACTACAGGGGGGTAGTCCCAAAGTAAGCGTGTGCACTCACTGTGAGCACTGCAGCACAGACCCATTGGGTCGTGGTGGTTATGGGGTTGTTAGTGGTGGAGGTAGCgctagtattagtagtggtgtCGGTGTCAGCAGTGGTGTCCCACTCTACCTCCCTCCAAGTTCTCAGGAAGCCTCTTTCAGCAGGCTAGGAACCAGTCAAATAACGCCAACCACCCTCAACTCACACCCGCACTTCCCCAGccttggtggtggtggaggggatgCCAGAGCCACGCTACTCCCCTCTGGGAGCTACAAGCTCCACATCCCCTCTGTAGACACCACATCCCAGCCCCTACCCTTTCAGTCTCACTCCTACCTACCATGCTCCTGCTGTACAGGAGGCCTTCTCAGACCTCTCCACTCTTACCCCTCCATCCCTTTACCCTACAACGAGTCTAAATTCATTAccacctccaccccccaccatagGGCAGCTGGGTATTACCCCTGTGGTGGTGATTACAACCCTGCCACTCTGGGGGTCCAGAGATCATTGGCAGCACACAGTGACCCCCACATACCCACCTCGGGACATATCTGTTCTTCTAATGCTATGCACTTCAATCTTGAGCGCACAGTTTGTCGCACGGGGGCGCACTACTGCCGGGATTGTTTGACGAAG CCTGCAGACAAGTTATGGCCTAACATTCCTCTGCCCCCGGCCCAGTCGGCCTCAGTGCCCATCCCCGTGTGTAACGGCTGTGGGACCTCCTCCAACGGCCTGCTACTGCTGGGTTCCAGCCTGGGCAAATCTGCAACAAAGTATG GTTCTCCAGAAGGTCCTGAGAACATCCCTCCGGTGGGTGTTTTCTGGGACATCGAGAACTGCTGCGTTCCCAGCGGTCGCTCTGCTGCAGCTGTGGTCCAGCGCCTCCGCAGCCACTTCTTCCAGGGCCACAGAGAGGCAGAGTTCATCTGCGTCTGTGACATCAGCAAGGAGAACAAGGCCGTCATCCAGGAGCTCAACAACTGCCAG GTGACGGTGGCGCACATTAACGCTACCGCCAAGAACGCTGCGGACGACAAGCTTCGTCAGAGCCTGCGGCGCTTTGCGGAAACACACACTGCCCCTGCTACTGTGGTGCTAGTCTCCT CCGACGTGAACTTTGCCAGCGAGCTGAGTGATCTCCGGCATCGCCATGGTTTCCAGGTGATCCTGGTCCATAAGAGCGGTCAGACGTCGGACGCCCTGCTGCAGCACGCCCACCGCCACGTGGCCTTTGAAGAGATGGTAGCCGACCTGCCACCCAGACATGCTGTCAAATCACAG CTCGGTTTCAACCTGCTCTATGTGTACAACCTGCCGCCGGGCTGCGACGGCAAGAGCGTGGGCAACCGCCTCCGCCGCCTCTCGGACAACTGCGGGGGCAAGGTGCTGGGCGTCTCCATGGCCACCGGCACCGCCGTCCTCCGCTTCAGCTCGCAGGAAGCGGCGGAGCGCGCCCGCAAGCGCATGGAGAACGAGGACGTGTTCGGCCAGCGCATCACCCTCTCCTTCTCAGCTCCGTCCACTGAGGAGGGAAACGACCCGACCCCACCACCCTCCTCATCTGAGACTCCACCTCTGCTTCCAGTTcaacctcttccctcctcctctttttccTTCCTTCCCCTGGAGAAGCTGCACTCCCCTAGGAGGAAAAGGCGTGCGAGGcgtgagagtcagagagagagggaatcctCGCTCCCCCTCTCCGTTCCGGTGCCTGAGAGGCCCTACAGCCCCAGGAGGGGGAGCGGGGGGACACCTTACCCCGTTCCCCCCCAAACCAGAAAGCTTCCTCAG GAGCTAGGTGGACTGGAGACCAAGCCCAAGATTGGGGGTTTCCCCCTGGAGAAAGGCCAGCACAACTCCTCCCCCCACAGTAACGGAGAGGGGCCGTCCCAGCAACACCCCATCAAGGCCGGCCTCATAGGGGAGTCTATGTTCAGCTGCAGGAG GAGAGACCTCTCCAGCCCCCACAGTGCATCGGACTCTGAGCGTCATGTGGACCGGAGCTCTGGAGAGTTCCAGATCAGCACCCCCTCTGCCTTCAGCAAGCTGACCCTGCACAAGACCTTTAGCACCTCGGTCCTCCCCCAGCCACAGGGCCTCTCCCAAGGCTCCTGGTCCTCACG GAGTGGATCCCCCTGCATGTCGAGCCGCTCCTCCCCCCTAATAGGCCCTCCTCCCCGGGGCAGCAGCAGCCCCTGTCTGCCTGTGGGCCCACAGGCCTCGGAGCCCTTCTCGGACGGGGCAGACTTACAGGTGGCCAACCTGGACTACAGGATGTCCCGTAAGGAGCTGCAGCAGAGCCTGCACGACGCCTTCTCCAGACACGGACAG GTTAAAGGCGTGGAGCTGAGTCCCCACACAGACTACCAGCTGAAGGCCACCGTCCAGTTCGTCTCCCTACAGCAGGCCATCAGTGCTGTGAGCAGCCTGCACCGCTACAAGATAGGAAGCAAACGCATCCACGTCTCCCTCATCACCGGGGCCGGCAACAAGTCTCTAGCCATGCTCCG CTCTGAAATCTTCCAGATTCTCCAGGACGCGCCAGCCAGCTGTCTTCCCCTTTTCAAGTTCACTGAAATCTACGAGAAAAA attTGGTCGTAAGCTGGTGGTGAGCGACCTATACAGACTACAAGAGGTTGTGGTGGTGAGGGAGCAGGGTGGAGGCAGGCTGGTGTGTCTCCTCCCCAGTAGCCAGGCCAGGCAGAGCCCTCTGGGGTCGTCTCAGTCCCAGGAGGGGTCCTCGGCTAATGGTAGTCCTGTGGTGTTTGAACAGTTGGagtaccacgagcctgtctgcagTTACCACTACACACAGCAGAACTTCAG TGAGGCAGACTTTGACCCAGACTCGTATAAGATTCCTTTTGTGGTGGTGTCTCTGAAGAGCCTGGCCTCCCAGGTCCACTGTCTGCTACAGTCCCATGAGGGAACCCTGCCCCTGCTCAG TTTCTCAGAGTGCTATGCATCAGAGTTGGGCCCCCTGGTGGTGtctgaagagggggaggaggaggggagtgtcCCCTTGGAGCACCTCATCACCTGTATACCAGGCATTAACATCGTCACTGCTCAGAACGGCTTCAAGGTCATCAAGTGGATCCACAACAAGCCACCCGCATCCAACACAG acCAGTGGACGCAGCGGTGCAAGTCCCCGGTGGGGAACCCCCAGTTGATCCAGTTCAGTAGAGAGCTCATTGACCTGATGAAGGGTCAGCCCTGCAACCTGATGCCCATCAGCAAGTTCATACCtgcctaccaccaccactatgcCAAGCAGTGTAGGGTCTCTGACTACGGATACTCTAAGCTGCTGGAGCTACTGGAGGCTGTGCCTCACGTACTGCAG ATCCTTGGCATGGGGACCAAGCGTCTGCTGACCCTGACCCACCGTGCCCAGGTGAAGAGATtcacccaggacctcctcaaacTTCTCAAGTTCCAGGCCAGCAAACAGGTGGCCATCACAGACTTCATGCAGGCCTACCATTG GTGCTTCTCCAGAGACTGGTGTGTGCTGGACTATGGGATGTGTGATCTGATGGACCTGCTAGCTGAGATCCCtgacaccaccatcaccatcacacaccaGGACTTGGACACTGTCATCTCTGTACCCAAGAGAG ATCGTACATCAGATGAGATGGAGCGGACCAAGCAGTTTGGTAAGGAGGTGGTGGACCTACTGCGTCACCAGCCCCACTGTCGCATGGCCTTCTCCAAGTTCATCCCTACCTACCACCACCACTTCGGACGCCAGTGCAAACTCGCCTACTACGGCTTCACCAAGCTCATGGAGCTCTTCGAGGCCATCCCCGACGTACTCGTG gtgttggagtgtggagaggagaaggtgCTGACCCTAACAGAGGTAGAGCGTGTGAAGGCCCTGGCTGCCCAGCTGGTCAAGATGCTCCGTTCCCAGAGAGACTCCAGCCTGCCTGCTGCCCAGCTACTGTCTGAGTACAGCAAGACCTTCGGCTACGGCCTGAGGCTCCAGGACTACGACGTCTCCTCCCTGCCCGCCCTGCTCGTCAACCTCTGCCACGTCGTCAAG GTGGTGGACGGCGCTAACGGCCGTGAGGTCCAGCTGATCAACAGGAAGTCTCTGCGCTCGTTAACGTGCCAGCTGCTGTCCCTGCTGATGGGCCTGGGGCAGCACGAGGGAGACTGCTCCGTCAGCGTGGAGGGCTTGAGTCTGCTGTATCATTCTGTACATGGGGTACAGCTCAACCCCTGTGAATACGGCTTCCTCTCGCTCAGCGAGCTGCTGAAGAGCCTGCCTTACCTGGTGGAG CTGTTCTacggtgagggagaggaggaagacgagCGTGGCGAGGAGAGAGTTAGACTAACCCGTCTGTACCAGTTTGCCCGTAGGGTGCGTGCCCTGCTCCACACCTACCACTACCACCAGATCTCCCTAACGGAGTTCCCCGGGGCCTACGCCAAGTTCACCGGACGCGGCCTCCAACCTCGCTCCTACGGCTACGGCAGCGTAGACGACCTGCTCAACGCCATACCACAG GTAGTGTGGATCAAAGGGCATGGCCACAAGAGGATTATCGTTTTGAAGAACGATATGAAAG CAGCTCGAGCCACTGGAGCCAGCCCTGCAGCCTCAGAGGAGCCTGAGGACGGGGCCAGCCAGAGAGACAGCCCCTGTAGCAACACAGAGTCTGAAACTCACAGCCCAG GTGTTGGTGGGGTGGAGACAGAGCTGCTGTGTCTGACCTCTCCAGTAGACCTGCTGTGTGGCCCAGTACCCTCCTGCCTGCCCTCTCCCCAGCTGCACCCTGACCCCGTTCTCCAACAGGCTGACCTCATCCGCTTCGAGCAGACGCCATCACCAGCAG AGCGTGATAAACTTGAGGAGGAAGCTGTAGCAGCCCCTGCTGTCTGTGACACATCTGAGCCTATAGAAGCATTAACTGACAACAACCGGAACGTTGTTGTTTTGGTTTCCATGACTACCAAGCCTCCACAGAATGTGACCCGCAAAACGGCGTCCGTTGAAAACAGCCCCAGCAAGAGGACTCCTCGCAATAAAGTGAAGCTGGCAGCTAACTTCTCTTTTACAGCCGCACCCTAA
- the LOC115120708 gene encoding meiosis regulator and mRNA stability factor 1-like isoform X2, giving the protein MMEGLGKERSICSSRPFPWLSHPKKEALSRLWKLTECFSTPEQQNTPSYNTDKQNDYMDNRKPVLELKDLPPPPHHTAASQPFPLVPLPLPPPCLPPLPQDSLQQLPLQGGSPKVSVCTHCEHCSTDPLGRGGYGVVSGGGSASISSGVGVSSGVPLYLPPSSQEASFSRLGTSQITPTTLNSHPHFPSLGGGGGDARATLLPSGSYKLHIPSVDTTSQPLPFQSHSYLPCSCCTGGLLRPLHSYPSIPLPYNESKFITTSTPHHRAAGYYPCGGDYNPATLGVQRSLAAHSDPHIPTSGHICSSNAMHFNLERTVCRTGAHYCRDCLTKPADKLWPNIPLPPAQSASVPIPVCNGCGTSSNGLLLLGSSLGKSATKYGSPEGPENIPPVGVFWDIENCCVPSGRSAAAVVQRLRSHFFQGHREAEFICVCDISKENKAVIQELNNCQVTVAHINATAKNAADDKLRQSLRRFAETHTAPATVVLVSSDVNFASELSDLRHRHGFQVILVHKSGQTSDALLQHAHRHVAFEEMVADLPPRHAVKSQLGFNLLYVYNLPPGCDGKSVGNRLRRLSDNCGGKVLGVSMATGTAVLRFSSQEAAERARKRMENEDVFGQRITLSFSAPSTEEGNDPTPPPSSSETPPLLPVQPLPSSSFSFLPLEKLHSPRRKRRARRESQRERESSLPLSVPVPERPYSPRRGSGGTPYPVPPQTRKLPQELGGLETKPKIGGFPLEKGQHNSSPHSNGEGPSQQHPIKAGLIGESMFSCRRRDLSSPHSASDSERHVDRSSGEFQISTPSAFSKLTLHKTFSTSVLPQPQGLSQGSWSSRSGSPCMSSRSSPLIGPPPRGSSSPCLPVGPQASEPFSDGADLQVANLDYRMSRKELQQSLHDAFSRHGQVKGVELSPHTDYQLKATVQFVSLQQAISAVSSLHRYKIGSKRIHVSLITGAGNKSLAMLRSEIFQILQDAPASCLPLFKFTEIYEKKFGRKLVVSDLYRLQEVVVVREQGGGRLVCLLPSSQARQSPLGSSQSQEGSSANGSPVVFEQLEYHEPVCSYHYTQQNFSEADFDPDSYKIPFVVVSLKSLASQVHCLLQSHEGTLPLLSFSECYASELGPLVVSEEGEEEGSVPLEHLITCIPGINIVTAQNGFKVIKWIHNKPPASNTDQWTQRCKSPVGNPQLIQFSRELIDLMKGQPCNLMPISKFIPAYHHHYAKQCRVSDYGYSKLLELLEAVPHVLQILGMGTKRLLTLTHRAQVKRFTQDLLKLLKFQASKQVAITDFMQAYHWCFSRDWCVLDYGMCDLMDLLAEIPDTTITITHQDLDTVISVPKRDRTSDEMERTKQFGKEVVDLLRHQPHCRMAFSKFIPTYHHHFGRQCKLAYYGFTKLMELFEAIPDVLVVLECGEEKVLTLTEVERVKALAAQLVKMLRSQRDSSLPAAQLLSEYSKTFGYGLRLQDYDVSSLPALLVNLCHVVKVVDGANGREVQLINRKSLRSLTCQLLSLLMGLGQHEGDCSVSVEGLSLLYHSVHGVQLNPCEYGFLSLSELLKSLPYLVELFYGEGEEEDERGEERVRLTRLYQFARRVRALLHTYHYHQISLTEFPGAYAKFTGRGLQPRSYGYGSVDDLLNAIPQVVWIKGHGHKRIIVLKNDMKARATGASPAASEEPEDGASQRDSPCSNTESETHSPGVGGVETELLCLTSPVDLLCGPVPSCLPSPQLHPDPVLQQADLIRFEQTPSPAERDKLEEEAVAAPAVCDTSEPIEALTDNNRNVVVLVSMTTKPPQNVTRKTASVENSPSKRTPRNKVKLAANFSFTAAP; this is encoded by the exons ATGATGGAAGGACTGGGAAAGGAGAGATCCATATGCAGTTCTAGGCCCTTCCCATGGCTCAGTCATCCCAAGAAAGAGGCCTTGTCCCGGCTCTGGAAACTCACAGAGTGCTTCTCCACCCCCGAGCAGCAAAACACCCCAAGTTACAACACAGACAAACAA AACGATTACATGGACAACAGAAAGCCAGTATTGGAGCTGAAAGATCTGCCTCCTCCTCCGCATCATACCGCTGCCTCCCAGCCCTTCCCCCTCGtccccctccctctgccccccccctGTCTGCCTCCTCTTCCGCAAGACTCCCTCCAACAACTACCACTACAGGGGGGTAGTCCCAAAGTAAGCGTGTGCACTCACTGTGAGCACTGCAGCACAGACCCATTGGGTCGTGGTGGTTATGGGGTTGTTAGTGGTGGAGGTAGCgctagtattagtagtggtgtCGGTGTCAGCAGTGGTGTCCCACTCTACCTCCCTCCAAGTTCTCAGGAAGCCTCTTTCAGCAGGCTAGGAACCAGTCAAATAACGCCAACCACCCTCAACTCACACCCGCACTTCCCCAGccttggtggtggtggaggggatgCCAGAGCCACGCTACTCCCCTCTGGGAGCTACAAGCTCCACATCCCCTCTGTAGACACCACATCCCAGCCCCTACCCTTTCAGTCTCACTCCTACCTACCATGCTCCTGCTGTACAGGAGGCCTTCTCAGACCTCTCCACTCTTACCCCTCCATCCCTTTACCCTACAACGAGTCTAAATTCATTAccacctccaccccccaccatagGGCAGCTGGGTATTACCCCTGTGGTGGTGATTACAACCCTGCCACTCTGGGGGTCCAGAGATCATTGGCAGCACACAGTGACCCCCACATACCCACCTCGGGACATATCTGTTCTTCTAATGCTATGCACTTCAATCTTGAGCGCACAGTTTGTCGCACGGGGGCGCACTACTGCCGGGATTGTTTGACGAAG CCTGCAGACAAGTTATGGCCTAACATTCCTCTGCCCCCGGCCCAGTCGGCCTCAGTGCCCATCCCCGTGTGTAACGGCTGTGGGACCTCCTCCAACGGCCTGCTACTGCTGGGTTCCAGCCTGGGCAAATCTGCAACAAAGTATG GTTCTCCAGAAGGTCCTGAGAACATCCCTCCGGTGGGTGTTTTCTGGGACATCGAGAACTGCTGCGTTCCCAGCGGTCGCTCTGCTGCAGCTGTGGTCCAGCGCCTCCGCAGCCACTTCTTCCAGGGCCACAGAGAGGCAGAGTTCATCTGCGTCTGTGACATCAGCAAGGAGAACAAGGCCGTCATCCAGGAGCTCAACAACTGCCAG GTGACGGTGGCGCACATTAACGCTACCGCCAAGAACGCTGCGGACGACAAGCTTCGTCAGAGCCTGCGGCGCTTTGCGGAAACACACACTGCCCCTGCTACTGTGGTGCTAGTCTCCT CCGACGTGAACTTTGCCAGCGAGCTGAGTGATCTCCGGCATCGCCATGGTTTCCAGGTGATCCTGGTCCATAAGAGCGGTCAGACGTCGGACGCCCTGCTGCAGCACGCCCACCGCCACGTGGCCTTTGAAGAGATGGTAGCCGACCTGCCACCCAGACATGCTGTCAAATCACAG CTCGGTTTCAACCTGCTCTATGTGTACAACCTGCCGCCGGGCTGCGACGGCAAGAGCGTGGGCAACCGCCTCCGCCGCCTCTCGGACAACTGCGGGGGCAAGGTGCTGGGCGTCTCCATGGCCACCGGCACCGCCGTCCTCCGCTTCAGCTCGCAGGAAGCGGCGGAGCGCGCCCGCAAGCGCATGGAGAACGAGGACGTGTTCGGCCAGCGCATCACCCTCTCCTTCTCAGCTCCGTCCACTGAGGAGGGAAACGACCCGACCCCACCACCCTCCTCATCTGAGACTCCACCTCTGCTTCCAGTTcaacctcttccctcctcctctttttccTTCCTTCCCCTGGAGAAGCTGCACTCCCCTAGGAGGAAAAGGCGTGCGAGGcgtgagagtcagagagagagggaatcctCGCTCCCCCTCTCCGTTCCGGTGCCTGAGAGGCCCTACAGCCCCAGGAGGGGGAGCGGGGGGACACCTTACCCCGTTCCCCCCCAAACCAGAAAGCTTCCTCAG GAGCTAGGTGGACTGGAGACCAAGCCCAAGATTGGGGGTTTCCCCCTGGAGAAAGGCCAGCACAACTCCTCCCCCCACAGTAACGGAGAGGGGCCGTCCCAGCAACACCCCATCAAGGCCGGCCTCATAGGGGAGTCTATGTTCAGCTGCAGGAG GAGAGACCTCTCCAGCCCCCACAGTGCATCGGACTCTGAGCGTCATGTGGACCGGAGCTCTGGAGAGTTCCAGATCAGCACCCCCTCTGCCTTCAGCAAGCTGACCCTGCACAAGACCTTTAGCACCTCGGTCCTCCCCCAGCCACAGGGCCTCTCCCAAGGCTCCTGGTCCTCACG GAGTGGATCCCCCTGCATGTCGAGCCGCTCCTCCCCCCTAATAGGCCCTCCTCCCCGGGGCAGCAGCAGCCCCTGTCTGCCTGTGGGCCCACAGGCCTCGGAGCCCTTCTCGGACGGGGCAGACTTACAGGTGGCCAACCTGGACTACAGGATGTCCCGTAAGGAGCTGCAGCAGAGCCTGCACGACGCCTTCTCCAGACACGGACAG GTTAAAGGCGTGGAGCTGAGTCCCCACACAGACTACCAGCTGAAGGCCACCGTCCAGTTCGTCTCCCTACAGCAGGCCATCAGTGCTGTGAGCAGCCTGCACCGCTACAAGATAGGAAGCAAACGCATCCACGTCTCCCTCATCACCGGGGCCGGCAACAAGTCTCTAGCCATGCTCCG CTCTGAAATCTTCCAGATTCTCCAGGACGCGCCAGCCAGCTGTCTTCCCCTTTTCAAGTTCACTGAAATCTACGAGAAAAA attTGGTCGTAAGCTGGTGGTGAGCGACCTATACAGACTACAAGAGGTTGTGGTGGTGAGGGAGCAGGGTGGAGGCAGGCTGGTGTGTCTCCTCCCCAGTAGCCAGGCCAGGCAGAGCCCTCTGGGGTCGTCTCAGTCCCAGGAGGGGTCCTCGGCTAATGGTAGTCCTGTGGTGTTTGAACAGTTGGagtaccacgagcctgtctgcagTTACCACTACACACAGCAGAACTTCAG TGAGGCAGACTTTGACCCAGACTCGTATAAGATTCCTTTTGTGGTGGTGTCTCTGAAGAGCCTGGCCTCCCAGGTCCACTGTCTGCTACAGTCCCATGAGGGAACCCTGCCCCTGCTCAG TTTCTCAGAGTGCTATGCATCAGAGTTGGGCCCCCTGGTGGTGtctgaagagggggaggaggaggggagtgtcCCCTTGGAGCACCTCATCACCTGTATACCAGGCATTAACATCGTCACTGCTCAGAACGGCTTCAAGGTCATCAAGTGGATCCACAACAAGCCACCCGCATCCAACACAG acCAGTGGACGCAGCGGTGCAAGTCCCCGGTGGGGAACCCCCAGTTGATCCAGTTCAGTAGAGAGCTCATTGACCTGATGAAGGGTCAGCCCTGCAACCTGATGCCCATCAGCAAGTTCATACCtgcctaccaccaccactatgcCAAGCAGTGTAGGGTCTCTGACTACGGATACTCTAAGCTGCTGGAGCTACTGGAGGCTGTGCCTCACGTACTGCAG ATCCTTGGCATGGGGACCAAGCGTCTGCTGACCCTGACCCACCGTGCCCAGGTGAAGAGATtcacccaggacctcctcaaacTTCTCAAGTTCCAGGCCAGCAAACAGGTGGCCATCACAGACTTCATGCAGGCCTACCATTG GTGCTTCTCCAGAGACTGGTGTGTGCTGGACTATGGGATGTGTGATCTGATGGACCTGCTAGCTGAGATCCCtgacaccaccatcaccatcacacaccaGGACTTGGACACTGTCATCTCTGTACCCAAGAGAG ATCGTACATCAGATGAGATGGAGCGGACCAAGCAGTTTGGTAAGGAGGTGGTGGACCTACTGCGTCACCAGCCCCACTGTCGCATGGCCTTCTCCAAGTTCATCCCTACCTACCACCACCACTTCGGACGCCAGTGCAAACTCGCCTACTACGGCTTCACCAAGCTCATGGAGCTCTTCGAGGCCATCCCCGACGTACTCGTG gtgttggagtgtggagaggagaaggtgCTGACCCTAACAGAGGTAGAGCGTGTGAAGGCCCTGGCTGCCCAGCTGGTCAAGATGCTCCGTTCCCAGAGAGACTCCAGCCTGCCTGCTGCCCAGCTACTGTCTGAGTACAGCAAGACCTTCGGCTACGGCCTGAGGCTCCAGGACTACGACGTCTCCTCCCTGCCCGCCCTGCTCGTCAACCTCTGCCACGTCGTCAAG GTGGTGGACGGCGCTAACGGCCGTGAGGTCCAGCTGATCAACAGGAAGTCTCTGCGCTCGTTAACGTGCCAGCTGCTGTCCCTGCTGATGGGCCTGGGGCAGCACGAGGGAGACTGCTCCGTCAGCGTGGAGGGCTTGAGTCTGCTGTATCATTCTGTACATGGGGTACAGCTCAACCCCTGTGAATACGGCTTCCTCTCGCTCAGCGAGCTGCTGAAGAGCCTGCCTTACCTGGTGGAG CTGTTCTacggtgagggagaggaggaagacgagCGTGGCGAGGAGAGAGTTAGACTAACCCGTCTGTACCAGTTTGCCCGTAGGGTGCGTGCCCTGCTCCACACCTACCACTACCACCAGATCTCCCTAACGGAGTTCCCCGGGGCCTACGCCAAGTTCACCGGACGCGGCCTCCAACCTCGCTCCTACGGCTACGGCAGCGTAGACGACCTGCTCAACGCCATACCACAG GTAGTGTGGATCAAAGGGCATGGCCACAAGAGGATTATCGTTTTGAAGAACGATATGAAAG CTCGAGCCACTGGAGCCAGCCCTGCAGCCTCAGAGGAGCCTGAGGACGGGGCCAGCCAGAGAGACAGCCCCTGTAGCAACACAGAGTCTGAAACTCACAGCCCAG GTGTTGGTGGGGTGGAGACAGAGCTGCTGTGTCTGACCTCTCCAGTAGACCTGCTGTGTGGCCCAGTACCCTCCTGCCTGCCCTCTCCCCAGCTGCACCCTGACCCCGTTCTCCAACAGGCTGACCTCATCCGCTTCGAGCAGACGCCATCACCAGCAG AGCGTGATAAACTTGAGGAGGAAGCTGTAGCAGCCCCTGCTGTCTGTGACACATCTGAGCCTATAGAAGCATTAACTGACAACAACCGGAACGTTGTTGTTTTGGTTTCCATGACTACCAAGCCTCCACAGAATGTGACCCGCAAAACGGCGTCCGTTGAAAACAGCCCCAGCAAGAGGACTCCTCGCAATAAAGTGAAGCTGGCAGCTAACTTCTCTTTTACAGCCGCACCCTAA